In Amycolatopsis coloradensis, one genomic interval encodes:
- a CDS encoding GlsB/YeaQ/YmgE family stress response membrane protein: MGFFSWIVFGAIAGWLANVVVGGPDRRGGCLFSILIGVLGAALGGFVYRLATGTERTFEFDFPSFGVAILGSIVLLALLRLVRGSGRSDSSRR; this comes from the coding sequence ATGGGTTTCTTCTCGTGGATCGTGTTCGGCGCCATCGCCGGATGGCTGGCCAATGTCGTGGTCGGCGGCCCGGACCGGCGGGGCGGCTGCCTGTTCAGCATCCTGATCGGCGTCCTGGGCGCGGCGCTCGGCGGCTTCGTCTACCGCCTCGCCACCGGCACCGAGCGGACCTTCGAGTTCGACTTCCCCAGCTTCGGCGTCGCCATCCTCGGTTCGATCGTGCTGCTCGCCCTGCTGCGGCTGGTGCGCGGTTCCGGGCGGAGCGATTCCTCTCGCCGATGA
- a CDS encoding cold-shock protein — protein MAVGTVKWFNSEKGYGFIESTEGPDVFVHYSAIQADGFRTLDEGDRVEFEVQSGRDGRSQAADVRKVS, from the coding sequence GTGGCAGTCGGCACCGTCAAGTGGTTCAACTCGGAAAAGGGCTACGGATTCATCGAATCCACCGAAGGGCCCGATGTCTTCGTCCACTACTCGGCCATTCAGGCCGACGGATTCCGGACGCTCGACGAGGGTGATCGCGTGGAATTCGAAGTCCAGTCCGGCCGTGACGGGCGGAGTCAGGCGGCGGACGTCCGCAAGGTCTCTTAA
- a CDS encoding helix-turn-helix domain-containing protein, whose amino-acid sequence MADREVHEVHDSKVLAAMSHPLRRRLLDVLRLDGPCTASVLAERTGQAVGNVSHHLKVLAASDLVEEAPELARDRRERWWRRVSYAVSWSPSDFPDDPVAAAAESLALERQVSMARQWFAERESYPEEWHRAAFATDSWAKMSVAELAELEQKVHELIKSYSDREIPDDGQERRPVFISTRVVPARP is encoded by the coding sequence ATGGCCGACCGTGAGGTTCATGAAGTCCACGATTCGAAGGTGCTCGCCGCGATGTCGCATCCGCTGCGGCGCCGCCTGCTCGACGTCCTCCGCCTCGACGGCCCGTGCACGGCGTCCGTGCTCGCCGAGCGGACCGGGCAGGCGGTCGGGAACGTCAGCCACCACCTGAAGGTGCTGGCCGCAAGCGATCTCGTCGAGGAAGCACCGGAACTCGCCCGCGACCGTCGTGAGCGCTGGTGGCGCCGCGTGAGTTACGCGGTTTCCTGGTCGCCCTCGGACTTCCCCGACGACCCGGTCGCGGCCGCCGCCGAATCCCTCGCCCTCGAACGCCAGGTTTCCATGGCGCGCCAATGGTTCGCCGAACGCGAGAGCTATCCGGAGGAGTGGCATCGCGCCGCCTTCGCCACCGACAGCTGGGCGAAGATGTCGGTCGCCGAGCTGGCCGAGCTCGAACAGAAGGTCCACGAGCTGATCAAGTCCTACAGCGACCGCGAGATCCCGGACGACGGCCAGGAACGCCGTCCCGTCTTCATCTCCACCCGCGTCGTCCCGGCCCGCCCGTGA
- a CDS encoding serine/threonine-protein kinase, with protein sequence MTGDESGDLTGRRLGNYRIDGVLGKGGMSVTYKATDVRLGRKVALKVIGDHLGADAEFRERFVDEARNTSAIDHANVVPLYDFGELEGMLYIAMRMVDGGDLAGLISGGPIAPARTLNMLDQVADALDTLHNRGLVHLDVKPANVLVTSKETSREHVYVADFGLTRRGATGHRTRGGDFLGSPTYAAPEHLRGEPLDGRTDQYALTCVLYACLTGSPPFKGDVQTVIKGHLNGEPPAISRIVGLPAGIDEVVRKGMAKNPAERYPNCVEMIAAARRALGPLATSNEPPGPPGAAAPVQQTAPQQAPRQNTPPQGEGGPVHPYGGQQPGYGQQGPGPQGPPPQGPPPGYGPPPQQGGFQQGGFQQGPPPGYGPPPQQGGFQQGGFQQGPPPGYGPPPQQQGGFQQQPKKSGGAKWIWIIVGALVVAGAIVAAIFIFGDSSSGNGPQTTAPNIPVGPGGSQSQAPGSSLKPPPSSISIKPSS encoded by the coding sequence GTGACAGGCGATGAGTCGGGGGACCTGACCGGTCGCCGGCTGGGCAACTACCGCATCGACGGGGTGCTCGGCAAGGGCGGCATGAGCGTGACCTACAAGGCCACGGACGTGCGGCTCGGACGCAAGGTGGCACTGAAGGTCATCGGTGATCACCTCGGGGCCGACGCCGAGTTCCGCGAACGCTTCGTTGACGAGGCGCGGAACACGTCCGCGATCGACCATGCCAACGTCGTGCCCTTGTACGACTTCGGCGAGCTCGAAGGCATGCTCTACATCGCCATGCGGATGGTCGACGGCGGCGACCTCGCCGGCCTGATCTCCGGCGGCCCGATCGCGCCCGCCCGCACGCTGAACATGCTCGACCAGGTCGCCGACGCGCTCGACACCCTGCACAACCGGGGTCTCGTGCACCTCGACGTCAAACCGGCGAACGTCCTGGTCACCAGCAAGGAGACCTCGCGCGAGCACGTCTACGTCGCCGACTTCGGCCTGACCCGCCGCGGCGCCACCGGGCACCGGACCCGCGGCGGCGACTTCCTCGGCTCGCCGACGTACGCGGCCCCCGAGCACCTGCGCGGCGAGCCGCTCGACGGCCGCACCGACCAGTACGCGCTCACCTGCGTCCTCTACGCCTGCCTGACCGGCAGCCCGCCGTTCAAGGGCGATGTGCAGACGGTCATCAAGGGGCACCTGAACGGCGAGCCCCCGGCCATCTCGCGGATCGTCGGCCTGCCCGCCGGGATCGACGAGGTCGTCCGGAAGGGAATGGCGAAGAATCCCGCCGAGCGCTACCCCAACTGTGTTGAGATGATCGCGGCCGCCAGGCGCGCGCTCGGCCCGCTCGCGACTTCGAACGAGCCCCCCGGCCCGCCCGGGGCCGCGGCGCCGGTCCAGCAGACCGCGCCGCAGCAGGCGCCACGGCAGAACACGCCGCCACAGGGAGAGGGGGGCCCCGTGCACCCGTACGGAGGACAGCAGCCCGGCTACGGCCAGCAGGGACCGGGACCGCAGGGTCCCCCGCCGCAAGGCCCGCCGCCCGGCTATGGCCCGCCGCCGCAGCAGGGTGGTTTCCAGCAGGGCGGTTTCCAGCAGGGGCCGCCGCCGGGTTACGGCCCGCCGCCGCAGCAAGGCGGTTTCCAGCAGGGTGGCTTCCAGCAGGGGCCACCGCCGGGTTACGGCCCGCCGCCGCAGCAGCAGGGCGGTTTCCAGCAGCAGCCCAAGAAGAGCGGCGGCGCCAAGTGGATCTGGATCATCGTCGGCGCCCTCGTGGTCGCGGGCGCGATCGTCGCCGCGATCTTCATCTTCGGTGATTCGAGCAGCGGCAACGGCCCGCAGACCACCGCGCCGAACATCCCGGTCGGCCCCGGCGGCTCGCAGTCGCAGGCTCCCGGATCGTCGCTCAAGCCGCCGCCGTCGTCGATCTCCATCAAGCCGAGCAGCTGA
- a CDS encoding TIGR00266 family protein gives MQVQIRHQPSFAVARLMLAPGEPAQVESGAMMATSYGVQVQSQAQGGIMKGLGRAFLSGESFFISTYTAPQNGGWVDVAANLPGDMQIINLDGRTGWCVTRGSWLASSHGVQTETKWGGLKNLVGGEGGFLTHATGQGPLVVACYGALETVTLQQGEVITIDTGHVVAFADTLQYQIRKVATGVIQSMKSGEGLVFDFAGPGQLLTQTRNPSALSAWVIAQVPAR, from the coding sequence ATGCAGGTTCAGATCCGTCACCAGCCCTCGTTCGCGGTGGCGAGGCTCATGCTCGCCCCGGGTGAGCCGGCGCAGGTCGAGTCGGGCGCGATGATGGCGACGAGCTATGGCGTGCAGGTCCAGTCCCAGGCGCAGGGCGGCATCATGAAGGGCCTCGGCCGCGCCTTCCTCTCCGGCGAGTCGTTCTTCATCTCCACCTACACCGCCCCGCAGAACGGCGGCTGGGTCGACGTCGCCGCGAACCTGCCGGGCGACATGCAGATCATCAACCTCGACGGCCGCACCGGCTGGTGCGTCACCCGCGGCTCGTGGCTCGCGTCGTCGCACGGCGTGCAGACCGAGACCAAATGGGGCGGGCTCAAGAACCTCGTCGGCGGCGAGGGCGGGTTCCTCACGCACGCGACCGGGCAGGGCCCGCTGGTCGTGGCCTGCTACGGCGCACTGGAGACGGTGACCCTGCAGCAGGGCGAGGTGATCACCATCGACACCGGGCACGTCGTCGCGTTCGCCGACACCCTGCAGTACCAGATCCGCAAGGTCGCCACCGGCGTCATCCAGTCGATGAAGAGCGGTGAAGGCCTCGTCTTCGACTTCGCCGGGCCCGGCCAGCTGCTCACCCAGACCCGCAACCCGTCGGCGCTGTCCGCCTGGGTGATCGCCCAGGTCCCCGCCCGCTGA
- the glp gene encoding gephyrin-like molybdotransferase Glp: MISVDAHRETVTGLLGNAPVIRLPLAAAAGLVLAEDVRAGVSLPPFDNSAMDGYAVRAEDVAEAPVTLPVAEDIPAGRVDIAKLEPGTAHRIMTGAPLPPGADTVVMVEHTDGGVTDVRILRTAVPGAHIRRRGEDVVEGTVALPAGTVLGPAQLGLAAAVGLAEVPVFRPLKVLVVSTGTELVDAPEPLRHGQIYESNSIMLASAIRALGCEAEVVRSVADDVDEFRSAIEPRLADADLLVTSGGVSAGAYEVVKDALTGQGVEFRKVAMQPGGPQGCGRWNGVPVVTLPGNPVSVLVSFEAFLRPALLAAMGHAGVDRQQVRARLTEAMTSPAGRRQFRRGFYTHSEGEVTGIVGPRGGPGSHLLASFTQANCLIVLPEDVDSVELGDEVDVLLL; this comes from the coding sequence GTGATCTCCGTCGACGCCCACCGTGAGACCGTCACCGGCCTGCTCGGAAACGCCCCTGTCATCCGCCTTCCGCTCGCCGCCGCCGCGGGGCTCGTCCTCGCCGAGGACGTGCGCGCGGGGGTTTCGCTGCCGCCTTTCGACAACTCGGCGATGGACGGTTACGCCGTCCGCGCCGAAGACGTAGCGGAAGCGCCGGTGACGCTGCCGGTCGCCGAGGACATCCCCGCCGGCCGGGTCGACATCGCGAAGCTGGAGCCGGGCACCGCGCACCGGATCATGACCGGCGCCCCGTTGCCGCCCGGCGCCGACACGGTCGTGATGGTGGAGCACACGGACGGCGGTGTGACGGACGTCCGGATTCTCCGGACAGCCGTCCCGGGCGCGCATATCAGGCGCCGGGGCGAAGACGTCGTCGAGGGCACGGTGGCGCTTCCGGCCGGGACCGTGCTCGGCCCGGCGCAACTGGGCCTCGCGGCGGCCGTCGGGCTCGCCGAGGTTCCCGTGTTCAGGCCGTTGAAGGTGCTCGTCGTGTCCACCGGGACCGAACTCGTCGACGCGCCGGAACCCTTGCGGCACGGGCAGATTTACGAGTCGAACAGCATCATGCTGGCGTCGGCGATCCGCGCGCTCGGCTGCGAGGCCGAGGTCGTGCGCAGTGTGGCCGACGACGTGGACGAGTTCCGTTCGGCGATCGAGCCGCGGCTGGCGGACGCGGATCTGCTGGTGACCTCGGGCGGGGTCAGCGCGGGCGCGTACGAAGTGGTGAAGGACGCGCTGACCGGGCAGGGCGTGGAGTTCCGGAAGGTCGCGATGCAGCCGGGCGGGCCGCAGGGCTGCGGGCGCTGGAACGGCGTGCCGGTGGTGACGCTGCCGGGCAATCCGGTGAGCGTGCTGGTCTCCTTCGAAGCGTTCCTGCGGCCGGCGCTGCTCGCGGCGATGGGGCACGCGGGCGTCGACCGGCAGCAGGTGCGGGCCCGGCTGACCGAGGCGATGACCTCCCCCGCCGGACGGCGCCAGTTCCGGCGGGGCTTCTACACGCATTCCGAAGGCGAGGTCACCGGGATCGTCGGCCCGCGCGGCGGGCCTGGCTCGCATCTGCTGGCGTCGTTCACGCAGGCGAACTGCCTGATCGTGCTGCCGGAGGACGTGGACTCGGTCGAGCTGGGCGACGAGGTGGACGTCCTGCTGCTCTGA
- a CDS encoding phosphatidylserine decarboxylase, with translation MSGNRPEATGNPLAHAVKLARETVPPMHPAGRPFVFGGLAATLVLRRFSKRLGVVGALATAATAAFFREPKRVPPAQSGLAVASADGLVSLIEEAVPPPELGLPAEPRMRVSVFLSVFDVHVQRVPASGVIERVAYRPGKFLSADLDKASEDNERNSVLMRTEDGHELVVVQIAGLVARRILCEIREGDKVGVGATYGIIRFGSRVDLYLPPGSKVLVSKGQRTIGGETPIAELPTAPHPEG, from the coding sequence ATGAGCGGCAACCGGCCGGAAGCCACTGGTAACCCCCTCGCGCACGCCGTGAAGCTCGCCCGCGAGACCGTCCCGCCGATGCACCCGGCCGGCAGGCCGTTCGTGTTCGGCGGCCTCGCCGCGACACTGGTGCTGCGGAGGTTCTCCAAGCGCCTGGGCGTCGTCGGCGCGCTCGCGACGGCCGCCACGGCCGCGTTCTTCCGTGAGCCGAAGCGCGTCCCGCCCGCCCAGTCCGGCCTCGCGGTCGCGTCGGCGGACGGTCTGGTCTCGTTGATCGAGGAGGCCGTGCCGCCGCCCGAGCTGGGCCTGCCCGCCGAACCGCGGATGCGGGTGAGCGTGTTCCTGTCGGTGTTCGACGTGCACGTCCAGCGGGTCCCGGCGTCGGGCGTGATCGAGCGGGTCGCGTACCGGCCAGGGAAGTTCCTGTCCGCGGACCTGGACAAGGCGAGCGAGGACAACGAGCGCAACTCCGTGCTCATGCGCACCGAAGACGGCCACGAGCTCGTCGTGGTGCAGATCGCCGGGCTGGTGGCCCGGCGCATCCTCTGTGAGATCCGCGAGGGTGACAAGGTCGGCGTCGGCGCGACGTACGGCATCATCCGCTTCGGCTCGCGAGTCGACCTGTACCTGCCGCCGGGCAGCAAGGTTCTCGTCTCGAAGGGCCAGCGCACGATCGGCGGCGAGACGCCGATCGCCGAGCTGCCCACGGCGCCGCACCCGGAAGGCTGA
- a CDS encoding o-succinylbenzoate synthase, with the protein MDVYAIPLRTRFRGITVREGLLIRGEAGWGEFCPFSDYSDVESAPWLASALEASARGWPSPVRESVEVNATVPVVSPDKAYELVSASGCRTAKVKVADPRVSLAEDCARVEAVRSALGPRGAVRVDANMAWDVDTAVKAIGELDRAAGGLEYVEQPCPSIEELADVRRRVGVRIAADESIRRAEDPLKVAVAGAADIAVLKVAPLGGVRRALEVAEACGLPCVVSSAVETSVGLAAGLALAGALPTLDFACGLGTMSLLTGDVCGDSLSPVDGRLPVPLQAPAPDLFAAHAAASDVRAAWEARLTRVRAHLPMP; encoded by the coding sequence ATGGACGTCTACGCGATCCCCCTGCGCACGCGGTTCCGCGGCATCACCGTCCGTGAAGGACTGCTGATCCGCGGCGAAGCCGGCTGGGGCGAATTCTGCCCGTTCTCCGACTACTCCGACGTCGAGAGCGCGCCGTGGCTGGCGTCCGCGCTGGAGGCGAGTGCCCGCGGCTGGCCGTCGCCGGTGCGGGAGAGCGTCGAGGTGAACGCGACCGTCCCGGTGGTGTCCCCGGACAAGGCGTACGAACTCGTGTCCGCGTCGGGCTGCCGCACGGCGAAGGTGAAGGTCGCCGACCCGCGGGTGAGCCTCGCCGAGGACTGCGCCCGGGTGGAGGCGGTACGGTCCGCGCTGGGCCCGCGGGGCGCGGTCCGCGTCGACGCGAACATGGCCTGGGACGTGGACACCGCGGTCAAGGCCATCGGCGAACTCGACCGCGCGGCGGGCGGACTCGAATACGTCGAGCAGCCGTGCCCGTCGATCGAGGAGCTCGCGGACGTCCGGCGCCGGGTCGGCGTGCGGATCGCCGCGGACGAATCCATCCGCCGGGCCGAGGACCCGCTCAAGGTGGCCGTGGCGGGAGCGGCCGACATCGCCGTGCTGAAGGTCGCGCCGCTGGGCGGGGTCCGGCGCGCGCTGGAGGTCGCCGAAGCGTGCGGGCTGCCCTGCGTGGTGTCGTCCGCCGTCGAGACGAGCGTCGGTCTCGCCGCCGGGCTGGCGCTCGCGGGCGCACTGCCCACTTTGGACTTCGCCTGCGGACTGGGCACGATGTCCTTGCTGACGGGAGACGTCTGCGGCGACTCACTGTCCCCTGTGGACGGTCGGCTGCCGGTGCCGCTTCAGGCTCCCGCTCCCGACCTGTTCGCTGCCCACGCCGCCGCCTCGGATGTCCGGGCGGCCTGGGAAGCCCGCCTCACCCGCGTCCGCGCCCACCTCCCGATGCCATGA
- a CDS encoding MFS transporter — MTTRERGGLLRSRDFRLLWTGETTSVLGSSIAVVALPLVAVVTLQASTFAVGLLTAAAWLPWLLIGLPAGAWVDRRPKRPVMLVCNGISMLVFLSVPVAAWFGLLTMTQLIVVALAGGVAKVFFNVAYRAYLPSLVEKEQLQEANEKLQGSESAAQIGGPGLAGLLAHWFGAVAGVFADAVSFGVSVLCLRSIRHREPERPAKTRSRLRDEIRDGLVFVVHDPYLRVLAVFGAISNVALMGYQSIEVVFLVRDLGVGAGAAGLVLALVGAGGVFGAALSGKLAARIGTARAFVLCEAFGALMMLLGPLANGGWGLAFFVAAGFSLSAGVVGSNVLNATFKQRYVPAAMFGRVTASMSVLSFGAIALGGLLGGVLGEAAGVRQTLGLMAGLEVVAVFALLFTPIGRCRDFPADRV; from the coding sequence GTGACCACCCGCGAACGCGGCGGATTGCTGCGCTCCAGAGACTTCCGGCTGCTGTGGACCGGCGAGACGACCAGCGTGCTCGGCAGTTCCATCGCCGTCGTCGCGCTGCCGCTCGTCGCGGTGGTCACCCTGCAGGCGAGCACGTTCGCGGTCGGGCTGCTGACCGCGGCCGCCTGGTTGCCGTGGCTGCTGATCGGCCTGCCCGCCGGCGCCTGGGTCGACAGACGGCCGAAACGCCCCGTCATGCTGGTGTGCAACGGCATCTCGATGCTGGTGTTCCTGAGCGTCCCGGTCGCCGCCTGGTTCGGCCTGCTCACGATGACCCAGCTGATCGTCGTCGCCTTGGCGGGCGGCGTCGCGAAGGTGTTCTTCAACGTCGCGTACCGCGCGTACTTGCCTTCGCTGGTCGAGAAGGAGCAACTGCAGGAGGCCAACGAAAAGCTGCAGGGCAGCGAATCCGCCGCGCAGATCGGCGGACCCGGGCTCGCCGGTCTCTTGGCGCATTGGTTCGGTGCCGTCGCCGGGGTGTTCGCCGACGCCGTCAGCTTCGGGGTTTCCGTGCTGTGCCTGCGATCCATCCGGCACCGCGAGCCCGAGCGCCCGGCGAAGACGCGTTCACGGCTGCGTGACGAGATCCGCGACGGCCTCGTTTTCGTCGTCCACGACCCGTATTTGCGCGTCCTGGCGGTCTTCGGCGCGATCTCGAACGTCGCGCTCATGGGCTACCAGTCGATCGAGGTCGTGTTCCTCGTCCGCGATCTCGGCGTGGGAGCGGGCGCCGCCGGGCTCGTGCTCGCGCTCGTCGGCGCGGGCGGCGTTTTCGGTGCCGCGCTGTCGGGCAAACTCGCCGCGCGGATCGGCACCGCCCGTGCCTTCGTGCTCTGCGAGGCCTTCGGGGCGCTGATGATGCTGCTCGGTCCGCTCGCGAACGGCGGCTGGGGGCTCGCCTTCTTCGTCGCCGCAGGGTTCTCGCTCAGCGCCGGGGTCGTCGGCTCGAACGTCCTCAACGCCACCTTCAAACAGCGATATGTCCCGGCGGCGATGTTCGGCCGGGTCACCGCGAGCATGTCCGTGCTCAGCTTCGGGGCGATCGCGCTCGGCGGCCTGCTCGGCGGCGTCCTCGGCGAGGCCGCCGGCGTCCGGCAGACGCTGGGCCTGATGGCCGGGCTCGAGGTCGTCGCCGTCTTCGCCCTGCTCTTCACGCCGATCGGCCGATGCCGCGACTTCCCGGCGGATCGCGTTTAG
- the groL gene encoding chaperonin GroEL (60 kDa chaperone family; promotes refolding of misfolded polypeptides especially under stressful conditions; forms two stacked rings of heptamers to form a barrel-shaped 14mer; ends can be capped by GroES; misfolded proteins enter the barrel where they are refolded when GroES binds), with amino-acid sequence MAKLIAFDEDARRGLERGLNTLAEAVKVTLGPRGRNVVLEKKWGAPTITNDGVSIAKEIELEDPWEKIGAELVKEVAKKTDDVAGDGTTTATVLAQALVREGLRNVAAGADPISLKRGIEAAVEAITEQLHKAAVQIETKEQIAATASISAADRTIGELIAEALDKVGKEGVVTVEESNTFGLELELTEGMRFDKGYISGYFVTDPERQEAELEDPYVLLFGSKISTVKDVLPLLEKVIQSGKPLLIIAEDVEGEALATLIVNKMRGTFKSVAVKAPGFGDRRKAILQDIAILTGGQVISEDVGLKLENADLSLLGKARKAVITKDETTIVEGAGDADQIQGRVNQIRAEIDNSDSDYDREKLQERLAKLAGGVAVIKAGAATEVELKERKHRIEDAVRNAKAAVEEGIVAGGGVALIQAAEAAFAGLKLEGDEATGANIVKVAVEAPLKQIAINAGLEGGVVAEKVKSLPQGHGLNAATGVYEDLLAAGVPDPTKVTRSALQNAASIAALFLTTEAVVADKPEKASAAPADPSGGMGGMDF; translated from the coding sequence ATGGCCAAACTGATCGCGTTCGACGAGGACGCCCGCCGCGGTCTTGAGCGCGGCTTGAACACCCTCGCCGAAGCCGTCAAGGTGACCCTCGGCCCGCGGGGCCGGAACGTCGTGCTCGAAAAGAAGTGGGGCGCGCCGACGATCACCAACGACGGTGTCTCCATCGCCAAGGAGATCGAGCTCGAGGACCCGTGGGAGAAGATCGGGGCCGAGCTCGTCAAGGAAGTTGCCAAGAAGACCGACGACGTCGCGGGTGACGGCACCACCACCGCCACCGTGCTCGCCCAGGCTCTCGTCCGCGAGGGTCTGCGCAACGTCGCCGCCGGGGCCGACCCCATCAGCCTGAAGCGCGGCATCGAGGCGGCCGTCGAGGCCATCACCGAGCAGCTGCACAAGGCCGCCGTCCAGATCGAGACCAAGGAGCAGATCGCCGCCACCGCGTCGATCTCCGCCGCGGACCGCACCATCGGTGAGCTCATCGCCGAGGCGCTGGACAAGGTCGGCAAGGAAGGCGTCGTCACCGTCGAGGAGAGCAACACCTTCGGGCTCGAGCTCGAGCTCACCGAGGGTATGCGCTTCGACAAGGGCTACATCTCCGGTTACTTCGTGACCGACCCGGAGCGTCAGGAAGCCGAGCTCGAGGACCCGTACGTCCTCCTCTTCGGCTCCAAGATCTCCACCGTCAAGGACGTCCTGCCGCTGCTGGAGAAGGTCATCCAGTCCGGCAAGCCGCTGCTGATCATCGCCGAGGACGTCGAGGGCGAGGCCCTGGCCACCCTCATCGTCAACAAGATGCGCGGCACCTTCAAGTCCGTCGCCGTCAAGGCCCCGGGCTTCGGTGACCGCCGCAAGGCGATCCTGCAGGACATCGCGATCCTGACCGGTGGCCAGGTCATCTCCGAGGACGTCGGCCTCAAGCTGGAGAACGCGGACCTTTCCCTGCTGGGCAAGGCGCGCAAGGCCGTCATCACCAAGGACGAGACCACCATCGTCGAGGGTGCGGGCGACGCCGACCAGATCCAGGGTCGCGTCAACCAGATCCGCGCCGAGATCGACAACTCGGACTCGGACTACGACCGCGAGAAGCTCCAGGAGCGTCTGGCGAAGCTGGCCGGCGGCGTGGCCGTCATCAAGGCCGGTGCCGCCACCGAGGTCGAGCTGAAGGAGCGCAAGCACCGCATCGAGGACGCGGTGCGCAACGCCAAGGCCGCTGTCGAAGAGGGCATCGTCGCCGGTGGTGGCGTCGCTCTCATCCAGGCCGCCGAGGCCGCCTTCGCCGGTCTGAAGCTCGAGGGCGACGAGGCCACTGGTGCCAACATCGTCAAGGTCGCCGTCGAGGCGCCGCTCAAGCAGATCGCGATCAACGCCGGCCTCGAGGGCGGCGTCGTGGCGGAGAAGGTCAAGTCCCTCCCGCAGGGTCACGGCCTCAACGCCGCCACCGGTGTCTACGAGGACCTGCTCGCCGCCGGCGTGCCGGACCCCACGAAGGTCACCCGCTCCGCGCTGCAGAACGCCGCTTCCATCGCGGCGCTGTTCCTGACCACCGAAGCCGTCGTGGCGGACAAGCCGGAGAAGGCCTCGGCCGCTCCCGCCGACCCGTCCGGTGGCATGGGCGGCATGGACTTCTGA
- a CDS encoding AIM24 family protein, giving the protein MRVQTRHTPNFGVARVLLSSGEAVQAAGDTMLASSFGITETVPSRGGSRAGKGAPSVFNAPEGGGWIDFAPLAAGDVYPLEFTGGAGWCVSRDAILARPATVRHDPGWAPLQTLFGADSGFLEHYSGTGPLVLAAQGPVDAFELAAGELVTVRPDFLLAYPDTVQCRLRAVDQSGPQSVRTGEGLALDFAGPGRVLVQARNRRLSRG; this is encoded by the coding sequence ATGCGGGTCCAGACGAGGCACACCCCGAACTTCGGGGTCGCACGAGTGCTGCTGTCCTCCGGCGAGGCCGTCCAGGCCGCCGGGGACACCATGCTGGCCAGCAGTTTCGGCATCACCGAAACCGTTCCCTCCCGCGGCGGTTCGCGAGCGGGCAAGGGCGCGCCGTCGGTGTTCAACGCGCCGGAGGGCGGCGGTTGGATCGACTTCGCGCCGCTGGCCGCAGGTGACGTCTACCCGCTGGAATTCACCGGCGGGGCGGGCTGGTGCGTGAGCCGGGACGCGATTCTCGCCCGGCCGGCGACCGTCCGGCACGATCCGGGCTGGGCGCCGCTGCAGACGCTCTTCGGGGCCGACTCCGGCTTCCTGGAGCACTACAGCGGAACCGGGCCGCTCGTTCTGGCCGCGCAGGGCCCGGTCGACGCCTTCGAACTCGCGGCGGGCGAACTGGTCACCGTCCGGCCGGACTTCCTGCTGGCCTACCCGGACACCGTGCAGTGCCGTCTCCGCGCGGTCGACCAGTCCGGCCCGCAGTCGGTCCGCACCGGCGAAGGGCTCGCACTGGACTTCGCGGGACCAGGACGCGTCCTCGTGCAAGCGCGCAATAGGCGGCTTTCCCGCGGATGA